Within Lolium rigidum isolate FL_2022 chromosome 5, APGP_CSIRO_Lrig_0.1, whole genome shotgun sequence, the genomic segment ATGCGTCACGCGCTTAGTATGAAAAATTAAGAAGCTATTAAATGGTGGGCTTAATAACTCACATGGTATGCCCCTTGGAGCTAGTCTAGAGACAGGCCGGACAGCTACAGCAACTTTTGTGCGCCTATGAGCTAGCTTAGAGGCAGGCTACATGTACATGCACAGTTGCGACAGAATTGATAGACGTGCGCGTGTCGGTTAAAATTTAATAGCTAAATTTATCACGCACGTTGATGATGTCAGACTACCGAGCACTAAGCTAATGCTCAGTAAATTGAACTCTAGCCACACCTAAAAACTTAATATGTCACAACAATTAACGATGAGAGAGATGAGAGCAGTATCATAATAAGATAACGTACCATATCGCGTAAAATTAAAATGTTTATTAGAAAATATAAGATGTACCAAAAAATGCTTTGCGGTTCTACAAAATAGTAAATATGATAGACAAAAACTAGTTCCGAACTTGGGTGTAGATGCTTCTGATtgaataaaaaatcaaaaaaaaaaagtaaacaaaTCCAAAAGAATCTGAAATTTCTGGACAATGAACATAAACAAGTGTCCTAACTTCACACAAAAAATCTCCGAGAAAAGATGTGTGTAGTGGTCtgtgaaaaaaaatacaaaatgtGGTGTTGTTTAAAACATCTAGATTTGTTTCTTACATCACTCCAATTGTCTTTTTTTTTGCATAGACCACTACTTATGTCTTTTTTTGGAGATTTTTTTGTGTACAGTTAGACACTTGTTCGTATTTATTTCtcaaaaatttcaattttttttgaattttgttgctatttttgaactttttattCAACCAGAAGCATCTACACCCGGTCCGAAATGCCTTGTCCCTACTCCCCCTGTTTTTACTTTTTAATTACATCGCGTTCAAGGTTTCGTTAGAGTCAAACTTTGCAAGGTTTAACCTAAAAGATAAGAAAAAATGGTAAATTTCATCCACACTAGACTACTCCCCTTGTTTTTAATTATTTCATCCACATCAAATCAAACTGCTGCATCCTCATCAACAGCTGGTAGCCCGGTACTACACCGTATACAAAACGCGCGTCAACTCTCGCGTGTCCGCATGCTGGAATTAACAAACAGCATAGGGCGGCTTGCCGACGGCCACTTATGATCCGCGAGCTCGCTCGGCTCTATCCCGACCGAAGTACTGAGTAATTTGCTAGGTTCAGTTTGATTCGTTGCTAGCGTTTCAGATGGAGCAAATGGCGGTGTCGGCGCAAGCAAAGGACGCCGAGGTGCTCCGGTTCATCGAGGAGATGACCAGCGATGTGGACTCCCTGCAGGAGCGAGTGTTGGCCGAGATCCTCGCCCAGAACGCCGGCACGGAGTACCTGAGCAAGTGCGGCCGCCCCACGGACCGCGCTATGTTTCGGGCCAAGGTGCCGGTGGTGTCGTACGAAGCTCTGAAGCCGTACATCCAGCGCATCGCCGACGGATACCGGTCGCCAATGCTGTCGACGCGCCCCGTCACCGACTTGGTGGCCAGCTCCGGCACGTCGGCCGGCGAGTGCAGGATGCTTCCCAACATTCAGGACGTGGGCGGCCGGCTCCGGCATCTCGACAGCCTCCTTATGCCAATGATGAACATGTAAGTCTTGTCATTTCCATCCCGAGCGAGACGCACTGCTGCATATGCTTGTAGGCTCAGTATTTGGTTTGGTATACAATCCATAGGCACCTCCCTGGTCTGGACAAGGGGAAGGCACTCTACTTCCTGTTCGTGAGGCCGGAGACCAAGACGGCGGGTGGCCTCACGGTGTGGCCCTTCCTGACGAGCATCTACAAGAGCGAGGGCTTCAGGAACCGGCCGCACGACCCCTTGCGTGACTACACGAGCCCCACGGCGGCCATCATCTGCCCGGACACGTTCCAGAGCATGTACGCGCAGATGCTGTGCGGCCTGTGCCAGCGCCACCAGGTGCTGCGCATCGGCGCCGTGTTCGCCACCGGCCTCCTTCGCGCCGTCCGCTTCCTCCAGCTCAACTGggagcagctcgccgccgacaTCGAGGCCGGCACGCTCAACCCACGTGTCGCGGAAGAGTCGGTGCGTGAGGCGGTAGCCGGCATTCTTCGGCCGGATCCTGAGCTCGCCCGCTCCGTCCGGGAAGAGTGCGGCAAGACCGAGTGGGCCGGCATCCTCGGCCGCGTCTGGCCCAACACCAGGTACCTCGACGTCGTCATCACCGGCACCATGGCGCAGTACGTCCCCACCCTGAGACACTACAGCGGTGGCCTGCCCATGGTGTCCCTCTCCTACGCGTCCTCCGAGTGCTACTTCGGCGTCAACCTCCGCCCGCTGTGCGACCCGTCGGAGGTGTCCTACACCATCATGCCCAACCTGGCCTACTTCGAGTTCCTCCCGGTAGACGGCGACGAGCAGGAGGAGGGCGACGAGGTCCCGGCGCTGGTGGATCTTGCGAGGGTGGAGGCCGGCCGCGAGTACGAGATCGTGATCACCACCTTCGCGGGGCTGAACCGGTACCGCGTTGGCGACGTGCTGCGCGTGTCAGGGTTCCACAACAGCGCGCCGCAGTTCCAGTTCGTGCGCCGCGCCGGCGTGGTCTTGTCCGTGGACGTGGACAAGACGGACGAGGTGGATCTGCAGCGCGCCGTGGAGCGGGCCTCGGCGCTGCTGCGGCCGCACGGCGCGTCCGTCGCGGAGTACACCAGCCGCACCTGCACCGATCGCATCCCAGGCCACTACGTCGTCTActgggagctgctgctgctggctggcgccgtggcggtgGACAAGGAGGTCCTGGACGGCTGCTGCCTGGAGATGGAGGAGGCCCTGAACACGGTGTACAGGCAGAGCCGGGTGGTGGACGGCTCCGTCGGGCCGCTCGAGATCCGGGTCGTCCGGCCAGGCACCTTCGAAGGTCTCATGGACTACACCATCTCCCGCGGCGCCTCCATCAACCAGTACAAGACGCCCCGCTGTGTCACCTTCCCGCCGGCTATCAAGCTGCTCGACTCATGTGCCGTGTCCAGCCACTTCAGCGCTGCCCTGCCCCGTTGGACCTCCTATGACTAAACGGAGGCAGCTCCCCGATTTTAGGTGGTGTTGGCAAGTTGTATCGAACGGCTGTGTCTCAAACATGACCGCAATAATTGTTGTAATTAATATAAATTAAACTGAGTTGGGTATTGTGACTGCATGTGGTCACGATCCCCCGGTGGAGGCATATTGTGACCTAAACCAGCTCCCATATTGGACCACGTAGGGTCAAAAGATTCATTCGAACGTAAACAACAGGTCATTAATTGGCATGTAAATAATCACGTGTTAGTAGGTAATTATTAAATATGAGCATACCTGAGTGTTGAATCTTTGCGAATAATCGCCTTCTGTATAGGAGTATTGTTGTCCAGATGGATATGACGGAAATTGATCGTCGTCCTATTACAATTGGAAAAAAAATGTCATTGTTGTAAGTTCAGGAGAAATAGATGTACACAACTTGAGTACCTGTGTGGCGCCATGGTGTTTACATATGTGTGCGGACTGTGAGCGGTCAAGTAGAGATGAGTCACGTCGTGGATTAGATGTATGCCAGGTAGAGGGAACTGCTATGGTCGGTGTGGCGGATGACTGGTTCACACGTTTCATACTCGGTCTATTCGACGGCGCCTCCGGCATGTCGAATGCTCGACTGACAACAGCATCATGGCGAGTGCAACAAAAATGCATAAGCCCTTTTATGGCAGTATTAAAAATACGTTTTACCATGTATTTTCTCTCTGAACTATCCATGTTGCGCCTGTTCAAAGTGTACTGGGCGTCCCGTGCGATCTGCCTAAACTCGTCAATCTAAATGaataaaaaaatattaatattGGATATAAACACAAGTTTTCTTAATTAAATTTATATAGCAAGTACCGAAGTGTCACGGTGGTAAGCTGAGGCCCATGTGAGGTGTATCGGACTCGATGGTGGGGGACCGGTGAACAGAGTCCGTGTGCTAGCGCGGTACCATTCATTATTCATTGACAATATCTCACTGTTCTACCGTCTGCATTAATGATAAATTACATTAGCACGTACATGATGATAAAATGAATTAAAATATAGAATTACCTATTTTTGTGTATTTTATTGGACTCTGCTTCATCAATCCATTTCGTAATCAATGTTTGATTACGGTGACTCCAGTCGAAACAACTCATGCCTTTATTGTCTTGTCTACAATCCAATAAGTTTTATTAAATAATGAAATAGATTAACTGAAATGCAATTCATTGTTTCTATTAGAGTGATCAAACTTACGTATGAACATCAACAAAAAGTCGTCTTGGTGATGGTGGGGGAACATCCTGATGCATACCAAACTGACGCATGACACGCTCTAGGTTGTATGACTCAACCATCCAAATAAAGAGTAGGTTGCATCATGTGAACCACAACCGTCTGTCTCGCAGCATATCTGGTGGTGGGGGAACAAGACCCCAGACAGCGTACACATCGTGTTCCGTATATGGGTCCCATTTGACCATGGTCTCCTGCAGCTCCTCAAACTGTTGGTGGTATTCAGGGTAGTAACCGTGTACCACATTATTTGATCATAATTTTTTAGCATGTACCCATCGACTTCCAAAGGTAAGAGGGGCATATTGTTCGGACTCACCGCCGTAGGGGTGAATTGGGTTCATTATGCGGGGACGCCCAACTGGAAGGTACTCCCACGACCATAACTGAAGAAACTCTGCGCTTACAACAAGTATATGTCCCTTTGAAGATGCATTGGTTTTTTTTGTTGCATCACACAACCCCTGTAGGTATTAGCGAGCATTGCAGAACCAAAGCTGTATATAGGGCTGGGAGGTGGAGGCGAATCTACTATGTTCTCGGCTATCTTAATTAAACCCGGAAGAACAATGTCACCATGGGATGAAGGAAATATTATACCAAATAGGTACGATAAATACGCAAAAAGATGTCGCCTCATGATCGCATTATCTGCATGAGCTGGTAACTCTTGAAAATTATTGACCAACCAGCTTAGAGGGACCCCCCTAGGACGTGACCCTCCGTGGCTCGTAGCAGGCATTGCCACGCCAAGACGGTCCTATACCTCAGTCGGCCAAATACTAGAATAAGAGATAGGGACCAAAGGAGTACCATTGACTGGCAAACAGGTGATCATGGAAACATCTTTCAGCGTAGGTGTCAGCTCCCCACAACTTAAGTGGAAGGTGTGGGTTTCAGGTCTCCAACGATCAACAAGGGCCGATAGAAGAAATGGGTCTAACGTGAACTTCTCCCTGCTTGATGTCAGCTTAGAATATGGCAGAAGTCCATGAGCCCTGAGATGTTCCTCATAAACATTGTTAACAAGAAACCTGTTCTTAATGGTTCGTACCTTGAAGGTCGGAGGTGGGTTTGGGTAGGCGTCCGGGTTCAACCAGAGGTGGCAACGGTGTCCGGCATCGCAGGATCTTCGCAGAAGGTCTGGCAAATCCGACGTCATAAACTGCATCCATCGATTGTATAATCATACATTAATACATTAATCACACATTAgtaaaataataatttaaatatGTATGCATGTAGCGATGCGATAATCATACAATAATACATTAATACATGTCTCTTTATTACAGCACACCAGACATacaaatatttgaattttttttacatCATGCAGTGTTATTGTTGGTGCGGTAAGGGCATTCCCTTCGCGCATGACCGGGGCATCTGCAAAGGCGACAACGGTGAGGTTCTCCTGCCTAGCTATGATCCATGTCATTCCTATGACGTCGAGATTGGCGTCATCCCCTTGCGGTTCTCTTCAACGTCGGGTCCGGAACCCAATTGGTAGTTCTTTCTAGAAACTCGTCCCTATAGGGTCGAGCGAGTCCCCAGGTCCAGAACTCACCGTTCCAAGTTCCGAGTAGGTTCTGGATGTTGAAGTACGGAGATATGTAGTTCTCCACGCTGATGTTCTGCGCTGCAGCCGCCCTGAGGACATGACTACACGGGTATCCTAAAAGCTTGGGCTTGTTGCAACTGCATTCACATATGTTGGGGCCGAGTTGAAAAGCTTGCTTTCTTGATCCTCTATGGTGGCCTTTCACATACTTTGctcgtcgtggattttccatttaTTATTAAGTGCATCAATTTGACGAAACCCATGACTTTTGGATTTTTCAGCTTTCTCATCCAAATGCCATtgctgacaaggtatcgacttgtcaatgcctacagattgtagactagggttttcgtaagaagtagagggcaagtagatctctagggttcagccggaaaagtactcgactgctagaaaactagggttatgttgacaatgaaatcgatcctttctttctccttcgactcccccttatataggaggcggagccggaggttTCGTGATGCACAAGTTACAAAGACCggaagactctttgagttcgtctgatgtctacgggagcttctattcttgtagacagtgttgggcctccaagagcagaggtttgtagaacagcagcaagtttcccttaagtggatcacccaaggtttatcgatctcagggaggaagaggtcaaagatatccctctcatgcaaccccgcaaccgtaaagcaagaagtctcttgtgtccccaacacacctaataggtgcactagttcggcgaagagatagtgaaatacaggtggtatgaataagtagtagcaacggcaccgagaaaagtgttttgcccgggacgagtaaacaagcagtagtaacgcaacagtagtaacgcagcgatgagtaacgcaaagaaacaagtaaacaagcagcgatagcgatatttaggaacaaggcctagggaatagactttcactagtggacactctcaacattgatcacataacggaatagataaatgcatactctacactcttgttggatgatgaacacattgcgtaggattacacgaaccctcaatgccggagttaacaagctccacaattcaatgttcatatttaaataaccttagagtgcatgaaagatcaattcgactaaaccaagtactaacatagtatgcacactgtcaccttcacactatgtaggaggaatagatcacatcaataccatcatagcaatagttaacttcacaatctacaagagatcatgatcatagcatacgccaagtactaacacggatgcacacactcgtcaccattacaccgtgcaggaggaataaaactactttaataacacatcactagagtagcacatagataaattgtgatacaaaacacattgcaatcataaagagatataaataagcacttcactacgccattcataacggtgagtaagtattcgtgaaatatagcctaagagacccacacggtgcacacactgtcacctttacacacgtgggacaaggagtctccggagatcacataagtaaaactcacttgactagcatagtgacatctagattacaagcatcatcatatgaatctcaatcatgtaaggcagctcatgagattattgtattgaagtacataggagagagatgaaccacatagctaccggtacagccccgagcctcgatggagaactactccctcctcatgggagcagcagcggtgatgaagatggcggtggagatggcagcggtgtcgatggataagccttccggggcacttccccgctccggcgggtgccggaacggagactcctgtccccggatcttggcttcgcgatggcggcggctctggaaggttttccgtatcgtggtttttcgcatcaggggtttcgcgacggaggctttaagtaggtggaagggcagagtcggggggctgacgaggggcccacaccacagggcggcgcgggtccccctttggccgcgccgccatgtggtttggccacctcgtggccccacttcgtatgctcttcggtcttctggaaggttcgtggcgaaataggcccctgggtcttcgtttcgtccaattccgagaatattttgttactaggatttctgaaccaaaaacagcagaaaacaggaactagcacttcggcatcttgttaataggttagttccggaaaatgcacgaatatgacataaagtgtgcataaaacatgtaggtatcatcaataatatggcatagaacataagaaattatcgatacgtcggagacgtatcaagcatccccaagcttagttactgctcgtcccgagcgggtaaaacgataacaaagataatttctgaagtgatatgccatcataaccttgatcatactatttgtaaacatatgtagtggatgcagcgatcaaaacaatggtaatgacatgagtaaacaagtgaatcataaagcaaagacttttcatgaatagtacttcaagacaagtattaataagtcttgcataagagttaactcataaagcaataaatcaaagtaaaggcattgaagcaacacaaaggaagattaagtttcagcggttgctttcaacttgtaacatgtatatctcatggataattgtcaacatagagtaatataacaagtacaatatgcaagtatgtaggaatcaatgcacagttcacacaagtgtttgcttcttgagatggagagagataggtgaactgactcaacataaaagtaaaaagaatggtccttcaaagaggaaagcatcgatttctatatttgtgctagagcttttattttgaaaacatgaaacaattttgtcaacggtagtaataaagcatatgagttatgtacattatatcttacaagttgcaagtctcatgcatagtatactaatagtgcccgcaccttgtcctaattagcttggactaccggatctttgcaatgcacatgttttaaccaagtgtcacaatggggtacctccatgccgctcgtacaaaggtctaaggagaaagctcgcattttggatttctcgcttttgattattctcaacttagacatccataccgggacaacatggacaacgagataatggaatcctctttaatgcataagcatgtggcaacaattattattctcatatgagattgaggatatgcgtccaaaactgaaacttccaccatgattcatggctttagttagcggcccaaagttcttctctaacaatatgcatgctccaaccataaaggtggtagatctctcttacttcagacaagacggacatgcatagcaactcacatgatatccaacaaagaatagttgatggcgtccccgaagcatggttatcgcacaacaagcaacttaataagagataaagtgcataagtacatattcaataccacaatagtttttaagctatttgtcccatgagctatatattgtaaaggtgaatgatggaaattttaaaggtagcactcaagaaatttactttggaatgacggataaataccatgtagtaggtaggtatggtggacacaattggcatagtggttggctcaagtattttggatgcatgagaagtattccctctcgatacaaggtttaggctagcaaggttatttgaaacaaacacaaggatgaacggtacagcaaaactcacataaaagacatattgtaaacattataagactccataccgtcttccttgttgttcaaaactcaatactagatgttatctagactctagagaaaccaaatatgcaaaccaaattagcaagctctaagtatttcttcattaatgggtgcaaagtatatgatgcaagagcttaaacatgagcacaacaattgccaagtatcaaattatccaagacattttagagttactacatgtagtattttccaattccaaccatataacaatttaacgaagaagaaacttcgccatgaatactatgagtagagcctaaggacatatttgtccatatgctacagcggagcgtgtctctctcccataaagtgaatgctaggatccattttattcaaacaaaacaaaaaacaaaaacaaaccgacgctccaagcaaagtacataagatgtgacggaataaaaatatagtttcaggggaggaacccgataatgttgtcgatgaagaaggggatgccttgggcatccccaagcttagacgcttgagtcttcttaaaatatgcgagggtgaaccaccgggcatccccaagcttagagctttcactctccttgatcatattacatcatactcctctcttgatccttgaaaacttcctccacaccaaactcgaaacaactcattagagggttagtgcataataaaaattcacatgttcagaggtgacacaatcattcttaacacttctggacattgcataaagctactggacattaatggatcaaagaaattcatccaacatagcaaaagaggcaatgcgaaataaaagacagaatctgtcaaaacagaacagtccgtaaagatggattttattaggccaccagacttggtcaaatgaaaatgctcaaatttaatgaaagttgcgtacatatctgaggatcatgcacgtaaattggcttaattttctgagcttcctacagggaggtagacccagattcgtgacagtaaagaaatctggaactgcgcagtaatccaaatctagtacttactttactatcaaagactttacttggcacaacaaaacacaaaactaagataaggagaggttgctacagtagtaaacaacttccaagacacaaatataaaacaaagtactgtagcaaaataacacatgggttatctcccaagaagttctttctttatagccattaagatgggcttagcagttttaatgatgcactcgcaagaaatagtagttgaagcaaaagagagcatcaagaggcaaattcaaaacaaatttaagtctaacaagcttcctatgcataggaatcttgtaaataaacaagttcaagaagcataatgcaacaagcatagaaaaactagacaagctcaacttcaagattttaagcatatagagaggtgttttagtaacatgaaaatttctaccaccatattttcctctctcatagtaactttcagtagcaacatgagcaaactcaacaatataactatcacataaagcattcttatcatgagtctcatgcataaaattattactctccacataagcataatcaattttattagtaatagcgggagcaaattcaacaaagtagctatcattatcattctcatcaagtgtaggaggcatagtataatcacaataaaatttactctccatagtaggttgtaccaaaagaccactattataatcatcataaataggaggcaaagtatcatcaaagaaaattttctcctcaatgcttgggggactaaaaagatcatgaaaaccagcttccccaagcttagaactttctatatcattatcaacaatggtgttcaaagcgttcatactaatattactaccaggcatgcaaataagatttcataggttttttaattttcgcatcaaataatccatgttttaaatcaggaaatagaataagaagctcattgttgtccattatgccaaactagtgtaaacaagaaacaaaaagatgcaattgcaggatctaaaggaaatagcttcgagcacacacacgacggcgccggaaaagtatcgttacccggaaccggagtatgagtgccttttacctttcctccccgagcaacggcgccggaaaagtgcttgatgtctacgggagcttctattcttgtagacagtgttgggcctccaagagcgagaggtttgtagaacagcagcaagtttcccttaagtggatcacccaaggtttatcgatctcggggaggaagaggtcaaagatatccctctcatgcaaccactgcaaccacaaagcaagaagtctcttgtgtccccaacacacctaataggtgcactagttcggcgaagagatagtgaaatacaggtggtatgaataagtagtagcaacggcaccggaaaagtgctttgcccaggacaagtaaacaagcagtagtaacgcagcagtagtaacgctagcagtagtaacgcagcagtagtaacgcagataaaacgagtaaacaagcagcgatagcgatatttaggaacaaggcctagggaatagactttcactagtggacactctcaacattgatcacataacgagaatagataaatgcatactctacactcttgttggatgatgaacacattgcgtaggattacacgaaccctcaatgccggagttaacaagctccacaattcaatgttcatatttaaataaccttagagtgcatgaaagatcaattcgactaaaccaagtactaacatagtatgcacactgtcaccttcacactatgtaggaggaatagatcacatcaataccatcatagcaatagttaacttcacaatctacaagagatcatgatcatagcatacgccaagtactaacacggatgcacacactgtcaccattacaccgtgcaggaggaataaaactactttaataacacatcactagagtagcacatagataaattgtgatacaaaacacattgcaatcataaagagatataaataagcacttcactacgccattcataacgagtgagtaagtattctgtgaaatatagcctaagagacccacacggtgcacacactgtcacctttacacacgtgggacaaggagtctccggagatcacataagtaaaactcacttgactagcatagtgacatctagattacaagcatcatcatatgaatctcaatcatgtaaggcagctcatgagattattgtattgaagtacataggagagagatgaaccacatagctaccggtacagccccgagcctcgatggagaactactccctcctcatgggagcagcagcggtgatgaagatggcggtggagatggcagcggtgtcgatggagaagccttccggggcacttccccgctccggcagggtgccggaacggagactcctgtccccggatcttggcttcgcgatggcggcggctccggaag encodes:
- the LOC124657324 gene encoding indole-3-acetic acid-amido synthetase GH3.8-like, yielding MFFSGLQANLKAMATGAAADVAKVEEASKMEQMAVSAQAKDAEVLRFIEEMTSDVDSLQERVLAEILAQNAGTEYLSKCGRPTDRAMFRAKVPVVSYEALKPYIQRIADGYRSPMLSTRPVTDLVASSGTSAGECRMLPNIQDVGGRLRHLDSLLMPMMNMHLPGLDKGKALYFLFVRPETKTAGGLTVWPFLTSIYKSEGFRNRPHDPLRDYTSPTAAIICPDTFQSMYAQMLCGLCQRHQVLRIGAVFATGLLRAVRFLQLNWEQLAADIEAGTLNPRVAEESVREAVAGILRPDPELARSVREECGKTEWAGILGRVWPNTRYLDVVITGTMAQYVPTLRHYSGGLPMVSLSYASSECYFGVNLRPLCDPSEVSYTIMPNLAYFEFLPVDGDEQEEGDEVPALVDLARVEAGREYEIVITTFAGLNRYRVGDVLRVSGFHNSAPQFQFVRRAGVVLSVDVDKTDEVDLQRAVERASALLRPHGASVAEYTSRTCTDRIPGHYVVYWELLLLAGAVAVDKEVLDGCCLEMEEALNTVYRQSRVVDGSVGPLEIRVVRPGTFEGLMDYTISRGASINQYKTPRCVTFPPAIKLLDSCAVSSHFSAALPRWTPEQR